Proteins encoded within one genomic window of Bacillus thuringiensis:
- the malL gene encoding oligo-1,6-glucosidase, producing MEKQWWKESVVYQIYPRSFMDSNGDGIGDLRGIISKLDYLKELGIDVIWLSPVYESPNDDNGYDISDYCKIMNEFGTMEDWDELLHEMHERNMKLMMDLVVNHTSDEHNWFIESRKSKDNKYRDYYIWRPGQEGKEPNNWGAAFSGSAWQYDEMTDEYYLHLFSKKQPDLNWDNEKVRQDVYEMMKFWLEKGIDGFRMDVINFISKEEGLPAVETEEEGYVSGHKHFMNGPNIHKYLHEMNEEVLSHYDIMTVGEMPGVTTEEAKLYTGEERKELQMVFQFEHMDLDSGEGGKWDVKPCSLLTLKENLTKWQKALEHTGWNSLYWNNHDQPRVVSRFGNDEMYRIESAKMLATVLHMMKGTPYIYQGEEIGMTNVRFESIDEYRDIETLNMYKEKVIDHGEDIEKVMESIYIKGRDNARTPMQWDDQNHAGFTTSEPWITVNPNYKEINVKQALQDEDSIFYYYKKLIELRKNNEIIVYGSYDLILENNPSIFAYVRTYGEEKLLVIANFTAEECVFELPEDINYSEAELFIHNYDLENGSIDNMTLRPYEAMVFKLK from the coding sequence TATTTCAAAGTTAGACTACTTAAAAGAATTAGGAATTGATGTCATTTGGTTATCGCCAGTCTATGAATCTCCAAATGACGATAATGGTTATGATATAAGTGATTATTGTAAAATTATGAATGAGTTCGGAACAATGGAAGATTGGGATGAGCTATTACATGAAATGCATGAACGTAATATGAAACTTATGATGGACTTAGTTGTTAATCATACTTCTGATGAACATAATTGGTTTATTGAATCACGTAAATCAAAAGATAATAAATATAGAGATTACTATATATGGCGCCCTGGACAAGAAGGAAAAGAGCCGAATAACTGGGGAGCAGCCTTTAGTGGATCAGCATGGCAGTATGATGAAATGACAGATGAATATTATTTACATTTGTTTTCTAAAAAACAGCCAGATTTAAATTGGGATAATGAAAAGGTAAGACAAGATGTTTATGAAATGATGAAGTTTTGGTTAGAAAAAGGAATTGATGGCTTCCGCATGGATGTTATTAATTTTATTTCTAAAGAAGAGGGGTTACCGGCTGTTGAAACAGAAGAAGAGGGGTATGTTTCAGGTCATAAGCATTTTATGAACGGTCCAAACATTCATAAATACTTACATGAAATGAATGAAGAAGTATTGTCTCATTATGATATTATGACGGTTGGTGAAATGCCTGGTGTAACGACAGAAGAAGCGAAATTGTATACCGGGGAAGAACGAAAAGAATTGCAGATGGTATTCCAATTTGAACATATGGATTTAGATTCAGGAGAAGGCGGAAAGTGGGATGTAAAACCATGTTCACTCCTTACTTTAAAAGAGAATTTAACGAAATGGCAAAAAGCATTAGAGCATACTGGATGGAATAGCCTGTATTGGAATAACCATGATCAACCTCGCGTTGTATCTCGTTTTGGTAATGATGAAATGTATCGTATTGAATCTGCGAAAATGTTAGCAACGGTGCTTCATATGATGAAAGGAACACCGTATATTTATCAAGGAGAAGAAATCGGAATGACAAACGTTCGATTCGAATCCATTGATGAATATCGAGATATTGAAACATTAAATATGTATAAAGAAAAAGTGATAGACCATGGTGAAGATATAGAAAAAGTAATGGAATCTATTTATATAAAGGGTCGTGATAATGCTAGAACTCCGATGCAGTGGGATGATCAGAATCACGCTGGATTTACAACAAGTGAACCTTGGATTACTGTAAATCCTAACTATAAAGAGATTAATGTGAAACAAGCACTCCAAGACGAAGATTCAATTTTTTATTACTACAAAAAATTAATTGAGTTACGTAAAAATAATGAGATTATTGTGTATGGATCATATGATTTAATATTAGAGAATAACCCTTCTATTTTTGCATACGTAAGAACATATGGAGAAGAAAAACTTCTTGTCATTGCAAACTTTACTGCAGAAGAATGTGTATTTGAATTGCCTGAGGACATTAATTATAGTGAAGCAGAGTTATTTATACACAATTATGATCTAGAGAATGGATCGATAGATAACATGACATTACGTCCGTATGAAGCGATGGTATTCAAATTGAAATAA